The following are from one region of the Candidatus Acidulodesulfobacterium ferriphilum genome:
- the cobA gene encoding uroporphyrinogen-III C-methyltransferase, with protein sequence MDKNKNKEEKKTDKNSKTGMVYLTGAGPGDPELLTLKAKTVLQEADVIVYDSLISEEILSYAKDGCEIIYAGKRSSNHSLPQYSINELLAEKAKENKVVVRLKGGDPYLFGRGGEEAERLFKDAIPFEIIPGISSSFAVPAYAGIPLTHRDYASTVAIVTGHEGEHKEKSTINWDKLSGADTIVILMGHKNLDSIAKNIISSGKDKDTPCAVIQEGTTLNQKAAAGTLATIKDEADRHGLKSPLILIVGNVVKLRDILNWFEKRPLSGLKVMVTRAEGQAGTLIHRLKRLGAFVMNLPLIKAVKGGSNIDRAKIHEAIKNIKDYDYIIFTSVNGVSGFFDEFFLKGLDARSLFGKKIISVGKVTSLELKKYGIVPDIIPSEFSQTGIINIIKDTELKGKKILFPQALKINAELPEFLISRGAILENLPVYETVIPEKSKEEIYEIFSSLITTKGNGAKRVHKNIGLPNDLSLSSFVVSFTSYSTVENFVNLAEGIQKGLLKRITGSGVKFASIGEKTAKYALGFGIKSDIISKDVNIDSLVDGIVDFYRKNKI encoded by the coding sequence ATGGATAAAAACAAAAATAAAGAGGAAAAAAAAACGGATAAAAATTCAAAAACAGGAATGGTTTATCTTACGGGCGCCGGACCCGGAGACCCGGAGCTTTTGACCCTCAAAGCCAAAACGGTTTTGCAGGAGGCGGATGTTATCGTATATGACAGTTTAATTTCGGAAGAGATTTTATCCTACGCAAAAGATGGGTGCGAGATAATCTATGCGGGTAAAAGATCGTCAAATCACAGCCTTCCGCAATATTCTATTAATGAACTTTTGGCAGAAAAAGCCAAAGAAAATAAGGTTGTCGTCAGGCTTAAAGGGGGGGACCCTTATTTATTCGGAAGGGGCGGGGAAGAGGCCGAAAGACTTTTTAAAGACGCAATCCCCTTTGAAATAATACCCGGCATTTCCTCGTCTTTTGCCGTTCCTGCTTATGCGGGCATTCCTTTGACACACAGGGATTATGCCTCTACCGTTGCAATTGTGACGGGACACGAAGGAGAACATAAGGAAAAAAGCACAATAAATTGGGACAAGCTGTCCGGCGCGGACACAATAGTAATTTTAATGGGGCATAAAAATCTGGATTCTATCGCTAAAAATATAATTTCTTCGGGAAAAGATAAAGATACCCCTTGCGCCGTGATTCAAGAAGGGACTACTTTAAATCAAAAGGCGGCGGCAGGAACATTGGCTACGATTAAAGACGAAGCTGACAGGCACGGTTTAAAAAGTCCGCTTATACTTATTGTCGGGAATGTCGTTAAACTTAGAGATATACTGAACTGGTTTGAAAAAAGACCGTTAAGCGGTTTAAAAGTGATGGTTACAAGAGCGGAGGGGCAGGCAGGCACGCTAATCCATAGGCTTAAAAGGCTTGGGGCTTTCGTAATGAACCTGCCGCTTATAAAGGCGGTTAAAGGCGGAAGTAATATAGATAGGGCTAAGATTCATGAGGCAATAAAAAATATTAAAGATTACGATTATATCATTTTTACAAGCGTTAACGGTGTTTCGGGGTTTTTTGACGAGTTTTTTTTGAAAGGGCTGGACGCAAGGTCGCTTTTCGGCAAAAAAATAATTTCCGTAGGCAAAGTCACGTCGTTGGAGTTAAAAAAATACGGCATAGTTCCGGATATTATCCCGTCCGAATTTTCCCAGACGGGCATAATAAATATTATTAAAGATACTGAACTTAAAGGCAAAAAAATTCTTTTTCCTCAGGCTTTGAAAATAAACGCCGAACTTCCGGAATTTCTTATATCGAGAGGCGCAATTTTAGAAAATTTGCCCGTTTATGAAACCGTTATACCCGAAAAATCGAAAGAAGAGATATATGAAATTTTTAGCTCCCTTATAACAACAAAAGGTAACGGCGCAAAAAGGGTTCATAAAAATATAGGCCTTCCGAATGACCTCTCATTAAGTTCTTTCGTTGTGAGCTTTACAAGTTATTCAACCGTCGAAAATTTTGTCAACTTAGCCGAAGGCATTCAAAAAGGGCTTTTGAAGAGGATTACGGGTTCCGGGGTCAAATTTGCGAGCATTGGGGAAAAGACGGCTAAATATGCGTTGGGGTTTGGTATTAAATCTGATATAATATCTAAAGATGTCAATATAGATTCGTTAGTTGACGGAATAGTAGATTTTTATCGAAAAAACAAGATTTAA
- a CDS encoding radical SAM protein has product MENKNISMPAGHPGQMHGGGLAPSKKNELRLVFWELTARCNLKCIHCRAEAQTERQEDELSTEKCFAVIDELCGFSSPILILTGGEPLYRDDIFDIARYAAGKGLRVALATNGTLVNEKVAEQIKESGIKRVSISLDGANPQTHDTFRMIPGSFKSAFNGIRNLQKEGIEVQINTTIARHNEDEVKEILDLALNNNIKALHIFMLVPVGCGIQIADSQMLDKQKYEDVLSWFYDKTMELRGRIELKATCAPHFFRIMHKRAKDEGITISPQTHGMAAVTKGCLAGSGVMFISRKGVVQPCGYLPVQAGNITKESVSEIWNGSEVFLNLRDTGLLKGKCGICEYKKVCEGCRARAYYEKGDYMEEEPYCIYEPTKGRLVNPKIVDRNP; this is encoded by the coding sequence ATGGAAAATAAAAATATTTCGATGCCTGCCGGTCATCCGGGTCAAATGCACGGCGGCGGTTTGGCGCCTTCGAAAAAAAACGAGCTGAGATTAGTCTTTTGGGAGCTTACCGCAAGATGCAATTTGAAATGTATTCATTGCCGTGCCGAGGCTCAGACGGAAAGGCAGGAAGACGAGCTTTCGACGGAAAAGTGTTTTGCCGTTATAGACGAGTTGTGCGGATTTAGCAGCCCCATCCTTATTTTAACAGGAGGAGAACCGCTATACAGAGACGATATTTTTGATATTGCCCGCTATGCCGCGGGTAAAGGTCTTCGCGTCGCGCTTGCTACTAACGGCACATTAGTGAACGAAAAGGTTGCGGAACAGATTAAAGAAAGCGGCATCAAAAGGGTTTCTATAAGTTTGGACGGGGCAAACCCCCAAACCCATGATACATTCAGAATGATACCCGGCTCCTTCAAAAGCGCGTTTAACGGCATTAGAAATCTGCAAAAAGAAGGCATCGAGGTACAAATAAACACCACTATCGCAAGGCACAATGAGGACGAGGTCAAAGAGATACTGGATTTAGCCTTAAACAATAACATAAAGGCTCTTCATATATTTATGCTTGTACCGGTTGGCTGCGGCATTCAGATAGCGGATTCCCAAATGCTCGATAAACAAAAATATGAAGACGTATTATCATGGTTTTACGATAAGACTATGGAGTTAAGAGGCAGAATCGAGCTTAAAGCAACATGCGCCCCTCATTTTTTTAGGATTATGCATAAAAGAGCAAAGGATGAAGGCATAACCATATCCCCTCAAACTCATGGCATGGCTGCCGTTACAAAGGGTTGTTTAGCCGGGAGCGGCGTTATGTTCATATCTAGAAAAGGCGTCGTTCAGCCATGCGGTTATCTTCCCGTTCAAGCGGGGAATATTACAAAAGAATCCGTCAGTGAAATTTGGAACGGCTCCGAAGTCTTTTTAAACTTAAGGGATACCGGTCTTTTAAAGGGTAAATGCGGCATTTGCGAATATAAAAAGGTATGCGAAGGATGCAGGGCAAGGGCTTATTATGAAAAAGGAGATTATATGGAGGAAGAGCCGTATTGTATTTATGAGCCGACAAAGGGAAGGCTTGTCAATCCCAAAATTGTCGATAGAAATCCCTAA
- a CDS encoding glutamyl-tRNA reductase has translation MDILIIGLSHKSADIGDREIVSKKILTPELRQEFAKKLLNLKDEEGRPLIKELAILTTCNRSEFIMDLSPWAVGKEAHFIKDYISGYFFVKKDADNLLYMYLNFEAVKHLFSVASSLDSMVIGEPQILGQIKDAYNESCEFRMNGQVLNKLFHKAFYCAKRVRTETKIASSPVSISYAAVELSKKIFNSLGDKKILLLGTGEMGKLTAKHFIKNGVHNIYIANRTKDKACHFVEESFGVNEKNCIDVIDFSEYYKLLPHTDIVLCSTGSEGYVLRYDDIMPVIKLRKQRPLFLIDISVPRNIDPEINKISNVYLYDIDDIGKMIEGNLEIREKEAVTASELVEINAKEFMEWKNSLNAVPVIVLLRNKVKDILEIELSKYIGEKKEKGLIINSLTNKILHEPITLIKKAAVDSSEANMLETLKTLFNLGLGTDKEIGHKRNNDNIINKECEKGSGDKNNLSKIKLIK, from the coding sequence ATGGATATTTTAATTATAGGCTTAAGCCATAAATCTGCAGATATCGGCGATAGGGAGATAGTCTCCAAGAAGATTTTAACCCCCGAATTAAGGCAGGAATTCGCAAAAAAACTGCTTAATTTGAAAGATGAAGAAGGCAGACCGTTAATTAAAGAGCTGGCGATACTTACTACCTGTAACAGGTCTGAATTTATAATGGATTTATCCCCATGGGCGGTTGGAAAAGAAGCCCATTTTATAAAAGATTATATCTCCGGGTATTTTTTTGTGAAAAAAGACGCGGATAATCTTTTATATATGTATCTTAACTTTGAAGCTGTTAAACACCTTTTTAGCGTAGCCTCAAGTTTAGATTCTATGGTAATAGGGGAACCGCAAATACTGGGACAGATTAAAGATGCATATAACGAATCATGCGAATTTCGAATGAACGGCCAAGTTTTAAATAAGCTGTTTCATAAGGCTTTTTATTGCGCAAAACGGGTTAGAACCGAAACAAAGATAGCATCCTCTCCCGTATCTATAAGTTATGCGGCGGTAGAACTTTCAAAAAAGATTTTTAACAGCTTAGGCGATAAGAAGATATTGCTTTTGGGAACAGGCGAAATGGGCAAGCTTACCGCCAAGCACTTTATAAAAAACGGAGTTCATAATATTTATATAGCGAACAGGACAAAAGACAAGGCCTGCCATTTTGTAGAAGAGTCATTTGGGGTGAATGAAAAAAACTGTATAGATGTGATTGATTTTTCGGAGTATTATAAATTACTGCCCCACACCGATATTGTTTTATGCTCGACCGGTTCGGAAGGGTATGTGCTAAGGTATGATGATATTATGCCCGTTATAAAACTTCGCAAACAAAGGCCGCTATTTTTAATCGATATTTCCGTTCCAAGGAATATCGACCCTGAAATTAACAAGATTTCCAATGTATATCTGTACGACATTGACGATATCGGAAAAATGATCGAGGGTAACTTAGAAATAAGAGAAAAAGAGGCTGTGACCGCGAGCGAACTTGTAGAAATAAACGCAAAGGAGTTTATGGAGTGGAAGAATTCGTTAAATGCCGTGCCGGTCATAGTTTTACTTAGAAACAAGGTAAAAGATATATTAGAGATAGAGTTATCGAAATATATCGGCGAAAAAAAAGAAAAGGGCTTAATTATCAATTCACTCACGAATAAAATCCTTCATGAGCCGATAACCCTTATCAAAAAAGCCGCTGTAGATTCAAGCGAAGCGAATATGTTAGAGACATTAAAAACCCTTTTTAATCTTGGTTTAGGCACAGACAAGGAAATCGGGCATAAGAGAAACAACGATAATATAATAAATAAGGAATGTGAAAAAGGGTCCGGCGATAAAAATAATTTGTCAAAGATAAAGTTAATAAAATAA
- the ahbC gene encoding 12,18-didecarboxysiroheme deacetylase, which produces MIGISKLYCGGVHASDALRYGRMSSKLPSHLLQFSEDKKPVIVWNMTRTCNLNCIHCYSQSKNLQYNNELTLEEGKAFIDDISAFGSPVMLFSGGEPLMHPHFLDLCFYAKSKGMRAVISTNGTLITKELASELKKVGLSYVGISLDGLEAVHDRFRGKKGAFGEALKGINYAKEAGIKVGLRFTINKRNAEEIPGIFKLLEEENIPRVCFYHLVYAGRGTKLIDEDLSLEETRQTVDTILELTKEVYSRDNQKEVLTVDNHADGPYIYLKLLKEGKREEAENVMSLLKMNGGNSSGVGIGCVSWDGEVYADQFWRHYSFGNIKERKFSEIWTDTSNQLMKQLKNKKAYVKGRCESCKWLDICNGNFRVRSEAKEGDLWAPDPACYLTDEEIYNGK; this is translated from the coding sequence ATGATAGGAATATCGAAACTTTATTGCGGCGGGGTTCACGCTTCCGACGCCCTTCGTTACGGGCGCATGTCGAGCAAACTGCCCTCCCACCTTTTACAATTTTCCGAGGATAAAAAGCCTGTAATCGTATGGAATATGACAAGGACATGCAATTTAAATTGCATCCACTGTTATTCCCAATCTAAAAATCTTCAGTATAACAACGAGCTTACGCTTGAAGAGGGCAAGGCGTTTATAGACGATATCTCTGCGTTCGGCTCCCCGGTTATGCTTTTTTCGGGCGGCGAACCGTTAATGCATCCGCATTTCCTTGATTTGTGCTTTTATGCAAAGTCGAAAGGAATGAGGGCGGTTATATCTACCAACGGAACCCTTATTACTAAGGAGTTAGCTTCCGAATTAAAGAAAGTGGGACTGTCTTATGTCGGCATCAGCTTAGACGGGCTTGAGGCGGTTCATGACAGATTCAGGGGCAAAAAGGGCGCCTTTGGGGAGGCTCTGAAAGGTATTAATTATGCCAAAGAGGCAGGAATTAAGGTCGGGCTGCGCTTTACCATAAATAAAAGAAACGCTGAGGAAATTCCCGGCATTTTCAAACTGCTGGAGGAAGAAAATATCCCAAGGGTTTGTTTTTATCATCTTGTTTACGCGGGACGGGGAACAAAGCTGATAGACGAGGATTTATCTCTAGAAGAAACGAGGCAGACGGTCGATACAATATTGGAACTTACAAAAGAGGTATATTCAAGGGATAACCAAAAGGAAGTTCTTACCGTCGATAATCATGCCGACGGCCCGTATATTTATTTAAAGCTTTTAAAAGAGGGCAAACGGGAAGAAGCGGAAAATGTTATGAGCCTTCTCAAGATGAACGGGGGCAACAGTTCCGGGGTTGGAATCGGCTGTGTCAGCTGGGATGGCGAGGTTTATGCCGACCAGTTCTGGAGGCACTATTCATTCGGCAATATTAAAGAAAGAAAGTTTAGCGAGATATGGACGGATACCTCGAACCAGCTTATGAAACAGCTTAAAAATAAAAAGGCTTATGTAAAAGGAAGATGCGAAAGTTGTAAATGGCTTGATATTTGCAACGGCAACTTCAGGGTCAGGTCGGAGGCGAAAGAGGGGGATCTTTGGGCGCCGGATCCGGCTTGTTATTTGACGGATGAGGAGATTTATAATGGAAAATAA
- a CDS encoding hydroxymethylbilane synthase: MKLKIGTRGSKLALYQANLVKDKIKQLFDDQNKKIDIEIKTIKTSGDRILTASLSNFGGKGLFVKEIEEALFSEDIDIAVHSLKDVPQVIPEELALGAVLKRDDPRDCVILKDKPESDKELDSVNFASLLKNHAIVGTSSLRRRALLARFRDDIIFEPLRGNIDTRLGKLRDGFFDAIVLSSSGLIRLNLSSNIDVYLDPLTFIPQCGQGAIVIEYKSARADIGEIIKPLNDEDTKFSVFAERACIKGLNCGCASPVGAYSYIEGNDVHIKGFVSNTYGEYLEDGVTGKKIDYENVGKKLALSLINKGGFEILSKNTIL; encoded by the coding sequence TTGAAACTAAAAATAGGAACGCGCGGAAGCAAGCTTGCGTTATACCAGGCTAATCTTGTCAAGGATAAAATAAAACAGCTTTTCGATGATCAAAATAAAAAAATAGATATCGAAATAAAAACTATTAAGACCTCGGGGGATAGGATTTTGACTGCGTCGCTTAGCAATTTTGGCGGCAAAGGACTATTCGTAAAAGAAATAGAAGAGGCTCTTTTTAGCGAAGATATCGATATTGCCGTACACAGTTTGAAAGATGTCCCGCAGGTAATACCCGAAGAACTGGCTCTGGGTGCGGTATTAAAAAGGGACGACCCGAGAGACTGCGTTATTTTAAAGGATAAACCGGAATCCGATAAGGAATTGGATTCCGTAAATTTTGCATCTTTGTTGAAAAATCACGCGATAGTCGGGACATCGAGCCTCAGGAGAAGAGCCTTGCTTGCCCGCTTCAGGGATGACATAATATTTGAACCATTAAGAGGCAATATCGATACGAGATTAGGAAAATTAAGAGACGGATTTTTCGATGCTATCGTCCTATCGTCAAGCGGACTTATAAGGCTTAATCTTTCTTCCAATATAGATGTTTATTTAGACCCCCTTACATTTATTCCCCAGTGCGGACAGGGAGCCATAGTAATAGAATATAAAAGCGCCAGAGCCGATATAGGCGAAATAATTAAACCGTTGAACGATGAAGACACAAAGTTTTCGGTTTTTGCCGAAAGGGCATGCATTAAAGGGTTAAACTGCGGATGCGCGTCTCCCGTCGGGGCTTATTCTTATATCGAGGGTAATGATGTACATATAAAAGGCTTTGTCTCTAATACTTACGGGGAATATTTAGAGGATGGGGTTACCGGTAAAAAAATAGATTACGAGAATGTCGGGAAAAAATTAGCCCTGAGTTTAATAAATAAAGGCGGGTTCGAGATACTGAGCAAAAACACGATACTATAA